Genomic segment of Salvelinus alpinus chromosome 23, SLU_Salpinus.1, whole genome shotgun sequence:
atagctgtatctggtggtccctatagtccctatagctgtatctggtggtccctatagctgtatctggtggtccctatagtccctatagctgtatctggtggtccctttAGTCCCTattgctgtatctggtggtccctatagctatatctggtggtccctatagtccctatatctgtatctggtggtccctatagtccctacagctgtatctggtggtccctatagtccctatatctgtatctggtggtccctatagctgtatctggtggtccctatagttgtatctggtggtccctatagtccctatagctgtatctggtggtccctaaagctgtatctggtggtccctatagctgtatctggtggtccctatagctgtatctggtggtccctatatctgtatctggtggtccctatagtccctacagctgtatctggtggtccctatagtccctatatctgtatctggtggtccctatagctgtatctggtggtccctatagttgtaactggtggtccctatagtccctatagctgtatctggtggtccctatagtccctatatctgtaactggtggtccctatagctgtatctggtggtccctatagtccctatagctgtatctggtggtccctatatctGTATCTAGTGGTCCCTattgtccctatagctgtatctagtggtccctatagtccctatatctgtatctggtggtccctatatctgtatctggtggtccctatagtccctatatctgtatctggtggtccctatatctgtatctggtggtccctatagtccctatagctgtatctggtggtccctatagtccctatagctgtatctggtggtccctatagttgtatctggtggtccctatagtccctatagctgtatctggtggtccctaaagctgtatctggtggtccctatagctgtatctggtggtccctatagctgtatctggtggtccctatatctgtatctggtggtccctatagtccctacagctgtatctggtggtccctatagtccctatatctgtatctggtggtccctatagctgtatctggtggtccctatagttgtaactggtggtccctatagtccctatagctgtatctggtggtccctatagtccctatatctgtaactggtggtccctatagctgtatctggtggtccctatagtccctatagctgtatctggtggtccctatatctGTATCTAGTGGTCCCTattgtccctatagctgtatctggtggtccctatattccctatatctgtatctggtggtccctatatctgtatctggtggtccctatagtccctatagctgtatctggtggtccctatagtccctatagctgtatctggtggtccctatagctgtatctggtggtccctatagtccctgtagctgtatctggtggtccctatagtccctatagctgtatctggtggtccctatagtccctataactgtatctggtggtccctatagtccctatagctaaaactggtggtccctatagtccctatagctgtatctggtggtccctatagtccctatagctgtaactggtggtccctatagtccctatagctgtatctggtggtccctatagctgtaactggtggtccctatagtccctatagctgtatctggtggtccctatagtgcctatagctgtatctggtggtccctatagtccctatagctgtaactggtggtccctatagtccctatagctgtatctggtggtccctatagtccctatagctgtaactggtggtccctatagtccctatagctgtatctggtggtccctatagctgtatctggtggtccctatagtccctatagctgtatctggtggtccctatatctgtatctggtggtccctatagtccctatagctgtatctggtggtccctatagtccctatagctgtatctagtggtccctatagtccctatagctgtatctggtggtccctatagtccctatagctgtaactggtggtccctatagtccctatagctgtatatggtggtccctatagtccctatagctgtaactggtggtccctatagtccatatagctgtatctggtggtgcctatagtccctatagctgtatctggtggtccttatagtccctatagctgtaactggtggtccctatagctgtatctggtggcccctatagtccctatagctgtatctggtggtccctatagtccctatagctgtaactggtggtccctatagctgtatctggtggtccctatagtccctatagctgtatctggtggtccctatagtccctatagctgtatctggtggtccctatagtccctatagctgtatctggtggtccctatagtccctatagctgtatctggtggtccctatagctgtatctggtggtccctatagtccctatagctgtatctggtggtccctatagtccctatagctgtatctagtggtccctatagtccctatagctgtaactggtggtccctatagctgtatctggttgtccctatagtccctatagctgtaactggtggtccctatatctgtatctggtggtccctatagctgtatctggtggtccctatagtccctttAGCTGtaactggtggtccctatagtccctatagctgtatctggtggtccctatagtccctatagctgtatctggtggtccctatagtccctatagctgtaactggtggtccctatagctgtatctggtggtccctatagtccctatagctgtatctggtggtccctatagctgtatctggtggtccctatagtccctatagctgtatctggtggtccctatagtccctatagctgtaactggtggtccctatagctgtatctggtggtccctatagtccctatagctgtaactggtggtccctatagtccctatagctgtatctggtggtccctatagtccctatagctgtatctggtggtccctatagtccctattgctgtatctggtggtccctatagctgtatctggtggtccctatagtccctatatctgtatctggtggtccctatagtccctacagctgtatctggtggtccctatagtccctatatctgtatctggtggtccctatagctgtatctggtggtccctatagtccctatagctgtatctggtggtccctatagtccctatatctgtatctggtggtccctatagctgtatctggtggtccctatagcccctatagctgtatctggtggtccctatagtccctatagctgtaactggtggtccctatagtccctatagctgtaactggtggtccctatatctgtatctggtggtcacaaatagtccctatagctgtatctggtggtccctatatctGTATCTAGTGGTCCCTattgtccctatagctgtatctagtggtccctatagtccctatatctgtatctggtggtccctatatctgtatctggtggtccctatagtccctatatctgtatctggtggtccctatatctgtatctggtggtccctatagtccctatagctgtatctggtggtccctatagtccctatagctgtatctggtggtccctatagctgtatctggtggtccctatagtccctgtagctgtatctggtggtccctatagtccctatagctgtatctggtggtccctatagctgtatctggtggtccctatagtccctgtagctgtatctggtggtccctatagtccctatagctgtatctggtggtccctatagtccctatagctgtatctggtggtccctatagtccctatagctgtaactggtggtccctatagtccctatagctgtatctggtggtccctatagtccctatagctgtaactggtggtccctatagtccctatagctgtatctggtggtccctatagtccctatagctgtaactggtggtccctatagctgtatctggtggtccctatagtccctatagctgtatctggtggtccctatagtccctatagctgtatctggtggtccctatagctgtatctggtggtccctatagtccctatagctgtaactggtggtccctatagctgtatctggtggtccctatagtccctatagctgtatctggtggtccctatagtccctatagctgtatctggtggtccctatagtccctatagctgtaactggtggtccctatagtccctatagctgtatctggtggtccctatagctgtatctggtggtccctatagtccctatagctgtatctggtggtccctatagtccctatagctgtatctggtggtccctatagtccctatagctgtatctggtggtccctatagtccctatagctgtatctggtggtccctatagctgtatctggtggtccctatagtccctatagctgtatctggtggtccctatagtccctattgctgtatctggtggtccctatagctgtatctggtggtccctatagtccctatatctgtatctggtggtccctatagtccctacagctgtatctggtggtccctatagtccctatatctgtatctggtggtccctatagtccctatagctgtaactGTTTCATGTTACTATATTCTATTGTATTAATACAATAGCACTCAGGAGCCAATTTAGAAAATAAATTTTACAGCAGGTTCAATTGCATCAGTTGAAAATGACAGCTCAGCCTCAAAGGGCACATAACTAATGCTTCTGCATTGTTGAGAAGCTACACTGTTTTCCTTCAATATATTCCATCACATTCATATCTTATCCATGGATTTACTGATGATAAATAATACATATAAAAACGGTGTTTTGGGACCAACTTGTTGCCAacctagatacagtatgttaccttaAACAGCCCTAAAGCATCGCTCCATCTTTCTGATCTGGAGGACAGTTATATGAGTTCTTATCCTTCCCTGGTCTGCCTGTTTGACGGTTAAGCGTCAGCCTCCCGGTGCCCATTACCAAGATGCCAGATGATCAGCGCGGGATGGAGGTCCCACGGGACGGGAGCCACGTGACTACGCCCTGCCACGAGATGGCAGCGGCAGATGGCATGGGTACCCGCTCTGGCAGTTGGCATGAGTGTCATTTCTCAAAgaaagagtgagagcgagagagagagagcgagaggaggggggagaaggagagagaggtggagagagagagtgtgagtgagggggagagagaggaagacaccagTAAAGGAATGATTCTGTCATTTTGTTtgcaagagaagagaggggagaagagaggagaggagagggtggcacagaacagagagaagggagatacTAGAGAACATGCACACCGCCCGCTAACATACATTCAGGTGAGGAGACTTGTCTTGGCATACGGATTGTTTCACCTATCATATGCATGTTGTTCTGTTAATAGTTTTAGTCACTAAATAGCATAGATATATGTATAACTCATTTATTCAGAAACGTTGATTGCTGGAGCATGTGACTTTGGCCTTGGTTTTACCACTGAGCAACACAACCTCTCTCCAGACTCTCCATATATAGGAGAGGCACACGGACATTTGACATTGACAGGCTCTACATAGTGTGGGCGTTGTAATAGTTTATGTGTTGACTGCGTTGCTTGCGTGTGTGTTAACTGGGGGTTGTGGTCTATAGGAATCATGTTGACTCTACCGTATGAAGAACCAGACATGACGTATGAGCCCCGGTTTGGAGCCAACTACCCCCGTGGGAGCTTACCGGACCTGGAGCCAGACCCGATACACAGCCTGGACGTCACGTCGAACCCGGAGAGAGAGTGCGAGGAGGAGCCAGACCCGATACACAGCCTGGACGTCACGTCGAACCCGGAGGAGGGTGACATCTCAGAAAGAGAGgacgaggaagaagagagagaggacgacaACCAGCAGGATGAAAACGGCCTCCCCAGAAAGAGAGGACCACGGAGAAAGAAGTCGACTAAAGGTAGACAGGAGAGGGTCAAGGTGCGCCGTCATGAGGCAAACGCCCGCGAGCGCAGCAGGATGCACGGTCTGAACGATGCGTTAGAGAGCCTCCGAAAGGTGGTGCCCTGCTACTCCAAGACCCAGAAGCTCTCCAAGATAGAGACTCTGCGCCTGGCTAAGAACTACATCTGGGCCCTGTCGGAGACTCTGTCCGCGGGCAAAAAGCCAGACCTGCTGGGGTTCGTTCAAACTCTGTGTAAGGGCCTGTCCCAGCCCACGACCAACCTGGTGGCTGGCTGTCTGCAGCTGAAAGCCAGGTCCTTCCTCACGGACCACAACGGAGAGGTGACGTACCCCAGTAGTACGGCCCACTACGACAACATGTACCCCTACCCCGGGGCAGATCTGGGCACGGCCCCTGGACAAGGCTGCAGCACCCTGGACAGCGCCAAGCCATCCTACCACAGCCGGCACTACAGCTACGGTGGCCAGTACGAGCCGTACTACGACCACACGTCTcctgagggaggaagagagggacacGTAGGCGGACAGATCAGCCCTCCTCTGAACTTTAACGGGATATTCTCTCTGAAACACGACGAACCGGAGGAGTACGGGAAGAGCGGCCACTATGGGATGAGATACAGTTCTGTGCCCGGTCACGGCTCCCTCAGCTCGCCATCCATGTACCGGGTCTCGCCAGAGGGCCGGTTACACTATGAATTACACCTTCGGTCCGCCGGGCAGAGCTACAAGGCTGGGACTCAGagccagcaggcagagctaccaGGCTGGGACTCAGAGCCAGTAGGCAGAGCTGCCAGGCTGGGACTCAGAGCCAGCAGGCAGAGCTGCCAGGCTGGGACTCAAAGCCAGTAGGCAGAGCTACCAGGCTGGGACTCAGAGCCAGCAGGCAGAGCTGCCAGGCTGGGACTCAGAGCCAGTAGGCAGAGCTACCAGGCTGGGACTCAGAGCCAGTAGGCAGAGCTACCAGGCTGGGACTCAGagccagcaggcagagctaccaGGCTGGGACTCAGAGCCAGTAGGCAGAGCTGCCAGGCTGGGACTCAGAGCCAGTAGGCAGAGCTGCCAGGCTGGGACTCAGAGCCAGTAGGCAGAGCTACCAGGCTGGGACTGAGAGCCAGCAGGCAGAGCTGCCAGGCTGGGACTCAGAGCCAGTAGACAGAGCCATAATTAATAGAACACTTAAAAGGTTATATTCCCCCTGTTACtattcatcacacacacacacacacacacacacacacacacacacacacacacacacacacacacacacacacacacacacacacacacacacacacacacacacacacacacacacacacacacacacacacacacacacacagatcaccaGTGGAAGGAGCACGGTGCGCCAATGCAAGTGTTTAAAATGCAATTTATTGATTGATGAGTTTATGAATTTATGAATTTCTTCCCTATGTATTGAATTATCTATGTaactatttgtttatttattgacCTTAACATATAGCAGTTTGTCACAGGGAATTTGACACTGGTTTGATTGCAAATGTTGTGTAAaaatattttctattgtgtttttagAATTGGGCCTATATCTATAGCTGATAAACAACTAGGCTACTGAATCATATTAATACAATTACTATGGAAACTTGGAGATGACCAGCGGTGTCGATTATCAAGGTAAAAAGCAAACACGAATTATCATCTCATCAGGGAATTATGTGTCATTTGATTTGTTTTCGTATCGCCGTGAGGACACCTGCAACAATCTTCTATAAAGAGACGCCAGAAATATCCCTACTATAGGAATATATTTGGGAGATTCTGgagataaaaaaaaacatgttaaataCTGATTTTGTCCCACATAAGAAACGCCTCTGTAATGCTATAGGCCTTTCTGCTGACTGGGTGCGTGTTGGATATAGGTGTTTAATAAAGAAGGGTCATTAATTATGTCATCGTGCCAAAGCCTCAAAGCAGCAGGTAATATTAGGCTCAAAGTGTGCTGAAATCAAATGaacacttcaactgtataaaagtCAAAGGAAAATGCATTTGTATTTAAATCAGTGAAGTAAAAAAAGGTGAATGTGATCGATTAATGTATATGAAAAAATGATGATCCATTAGTTTACGAATAGGCCTActtcattttttttgtcttaataatgtattaaaaaaataatgTGAATGATATAATTTTGCGAAAATGTTTCGGTGCAGTATTGAGTGACTGTTGGTCTTCTGTCGTTCTGTAAATCATCATCAATATTGATCATCACCTCCATCGTCATCAATCACTATTATTACTGAAGAACATCATAATATCATGAGCCCTGGTCCATCAGAATACACTATATACTCTTAGAACAAAAGGTTCTGGATATTACCAGAAATGGTTATATGCTAGCTTTATTTACGGCACCCTtcaggttctatatggaacccacGTGTTCTATATGGTACCTTATATGGAACCCAAGtgttctatatggaaccaattTTGTTTAAGTGAAGAAGAACCCCTGGGGTTCTTATCAAAGAACCCTACAAAAGGGTTCTGTACAGAACCTTTAGGTGtgccatatatgaagcaagcaataccctttttggttctatccaGAAAGGTTAGGGTTTTCTAAGAGTTATGTATGGATAAGCCTTACTTTGACAGAGTTGTTGAGGTCAGATCTGCACCGGTATGGGGACCATGATTATGGGCTGTGGACCgtattgttattgttgttacttgaacctttatttatccaggaagtcccattgaggttaGAAAACCTCTGTAAGCAATGTGTGGGGCTAACCGACAACTGCGTAGCAGCTTCATTGATTTGATTTAGGCGGTGTCAGCTGTCAAATCAGCAAGCGGCTCGCAGCATTATATCTAAAGAGGACATTACCTTCACAAGACCCAACTGGCATTAGTAATAATCCCATGTAGACTTGTTCAAACACTGGAATgtgtgatgtaatctacaccttgatTAGGCTGATATAAATCTTTATTATCTTGTTTCATGATTTTCTATTTGagtgtcattatttctatatagcctagcTACACGTTCTCCTTCTGAAGGGTCTTGGTAACCACATTATCTCTATATAGCCTAGCTACACGTTCTCCTTCTGAAGGGTCGTGATAACCACATTATCTCTATATAGCCTAGCTACACGTTCTCCTTCTGACGGGTCGTGATAACCACATTATCTCTATATAGTCTAGCTACACGTTCTCCTTCTGAAGGGTCGTGATAACCACATTATCTCTATATAGTCTAGCTACACGTTCTCCTTCTGAAGGGTCGTGATAACCACATTATCTCTATAATCTCTATCTCTTATCTCTCACTTGCCCCTCGTACGcaggcgccggaaagagatggctgcctcgcttcgcgttccttggaaaatatgcagtattttgtttttttacgtgttatttcttacatcggtaccccgggtaatcttaggtttcattacatacagtcgggaggaactactgaatatacgattaacgtcaactcatcatcgttcctaccaggaatatgactttcccgaaacggatccagtgtcttgccttccacacaatacaatggatctgatcccagccggcgaccctgtgcgacgccgaaaaaggggaaaacgtggcggtctcgtggtcaggcttcggagacgggcacatcgcgctccactccctagcatactactcgccaatgtccagtctcttgacaataaggttgatgaaatccgagcacgggtagcattccagagagacatcagggattgcaacgtgctctgcttcacggaaacatggctaactcaagggacgctaacggagtcggtgcagccagctggtttctccatgcatcgcgccgacagaaacaaacatctttccggtaagaagaggggcgggggggtatgccttatgattaacgagaagtggtgtgatcatcataacaacacacaagaactcaagtcgttctgttcacctgatctagaactcctcacaatcaaatgtcgaccgcattatctaccaagggaattctcgtcaatcataatcacagccgtatacattcccccccaagcagacacatcgatggccctgaacgaactttatctgactctttgtaaactggaaaccacacaccctgaggctgcattcatcgtagctggggattttaacaaggctaatctaaaaacaaaactccctaaattctatcagcatatcgattgtgctaccagggctggaaaaacactagaccattgttacactaatttccgcgacgcttataaggccctcccccgcccccctttcggaaaagctgaccacgactccattttgttgattccagcctacaaacaaaaactcaaacaacaagctcccgcgctcaggtctgttcaacgctggtccgaccaatctgaatccacgcttcaagactgcttcgatcacgcagattggaatatgttccgcatcgcgtccaacaacaatattgacgaatatgctgattcggtgagcgagttcattaggaagtgcattgacgatgtcgtacccacagcaatgataaaaacattcccaaaccagaaaccgtggattgacggcagcattcgcgtgaaactgaaagcgcgaaccactgcttttaaccagggcaaggtgaccggaagcatgaccgaatacaaacagtgtagctattctctccgcaaggcaatcaaacaggccaagtctcagtacagagacaaaatcgagtcgaaattcaacagctcagacacaagaggtatgtggcagggtctacagtcaatcacggattacaaaaagaaaaccagccccgtcgaggaccaggatgtcttgctcccagacaggctaaacaacttttttgcccgctttgaggacaatacagtgccactgacacggccccctaccaaaacctgcgggctctccttcactgcagccgaggtgagtaaaacatttaaacgtgttaaccctcgcaaggctgcaggcccagacggcattcccagccgcgtcctcagagcatgcgcagaccagctggctggtgtgtttacggacatattcaatcaatccttatcccagtctgctgttcccacatgcttcaagagggccaccattgttcctgttcccaagaaagctaaggtaactgagctaaacgactaccgccccgtagcactcacttccgtcatcatgaagtgctttgagagactagtcaaggaccatatcacctccaccctaccggacaccctagacccactccaatttgcttaccgacccaataggtccacagacgacgcaatcgcaaccacactgcacactgccctaacccatctggacaagaggaatacccatgtgagaatgctgttcatcgattacagctcagcatttaacaccatagtaccctccaaactcgtcatcaagctcgagaccctgggtctcgaccccgccctgtgcaactgggtcctggacttcctgacgggccgcccccaggtggtgagggtaggtaacaacatctccaccccgctgatcctcaacactggggccccacaagggtgcgttctgagccctctcctgtactccctgttcacccacgactgcgtggccatgcacgcctccaactcaatcatcaagtttgcggatgacactacagtggtaggcttgatcaccaacaacgacgagacggcctacagggaggaggtgagggccctcggagtgtggtgtcaggaaaataacctcatactcaacgtcaacaaaacaaaggagatgattgtggacttcaggaaacagcagagggagcacccccctatccacatcgacgggtcagtagtggagaaggtggaaagttttaagttcctcggtgtacacatcacggacaaactgaactggtccacccacacagacagcgttgtgaagaaggcgcagcagcgcctcttcaacctcaggaggctgaagaaattcggcttgtcaccaaaagcactcacaaacttctacagatgcacaatcgagagcatcctgtcgggctgtatcaccgcctggtacggcaactgctccgcccacaaccgtaaggctctccagagggtagtgaggtctgcagaacgcatcaccaggggcaaactacctgccctccaggacacctacaccacccgatgtcacaggaaggccataaagatcatcaaggacaacaaccacccaagccactgcctgttcaccccgctatcatccagaaggcgaggtcagtacaggtgcatcaaagcagggaccgagagactgaaaaacagcttctatctcaaggccatcagactgttaaacagccaccactaacatttagcggccgctgccaacatactgactcaactccagccactttaaaaatgggaattgatggaaattatgtaaaaatgtaccactagccactttaagcaatgccacttaatataatgtttacataccctacattacccatctcatatgtatatatactgtactctatatcatctactgcatcttgccatctttatgcaatacatgtaccactagccactttaaactatgccactttatgtttacataccctacagtactcatctcatatgtatataccgtactctataccatctactgcatctgccatgccgttctgtaccaccactcatccatatatctttatgtacatattctttatcccttacacttgtgtgtgtgtgtaaggtagtagtgtggaattgttaggttagattactgttggttattactgcattgtcggaactagaagcacaagcatttcgctacactcgcattaacatctgctaaccatgtgtatgtgactaataaaatttgatttgatttgatttgatttgatttgatttatagccTAGCTACACTTTCTCCTTCTGAAGGGTCGTGATAACCACATTATCTCTATATAGCCTAGCTACACTTTCTCCTTCTGAAGGGTCTTGGTAACCACATTATCTCTATATAGCCTAGCTACACGTTC
This window contains:
- the LOC139550031 gene encoding neurogenic differentiation factor 6-B-like; translated protein: MLTLPYEEPDMTYEPRFGANYPRGSLPDLEPDPIHSLDVTSNPERECEEEPDPIHSLDVTSNPEEGDISEREDEEEEREDDNQQDENGLPRKRGPRRKKSTKGRQERVKVRRHEANARERSRMHGLNDALESLRKVVPCYSKTQKLSKIETLRLAKNYIWALSETLSAGKKPDLLGFVQTLCKGLSQPTTNLVAGCLQLKARSFLTDHNGEVTYPSSTAHYDNMYPYPGADLGTAPGQGCSTLDSAKPSYHSRHYSYGGQYEPYYDHTSPEGGREGHVGGQISPPLNFNGIFSLKHDEPEEYGKSGHYGMRYSSVPGHGSLSSPSMYRVSPEGRLHYELHLRSAGQSYKAGTQSQQAELPGWDSEPVGRAARLGLRASRQSCQAGTQSQ